The Equus quagga isolate Etosha38 unplaced genomic scaffold, UCLA_HA_Equagga_1.0 HiC_scaffold_7118_RagTag, whole genome shotgun sequence nucleotide sequence CTAGCAGGGACCACTTGGGTGGCTGGCTTCTCAGCTGCACTTGTGCCGGCCAGCCTCACAGTCACTCTGCCCTTCTGTTTAAAAGAGGTGGCTCATTACTTTTGTGACCTGGCCCCACTAATGCGATTGGCGTGTGTGGACACAAGCTGGCATACTCAGGTCCATGGGGCAATAATTGGTGTGGCCACTGGGTGCAACTTTGTGCTCATTTTAGGACTCTATGGGGGTATCCTGAGAGCCATGCTGAAGCTGCCCTCAGCTGCCAGCCGTGCCAAGGCCTTCTCTACCTGTTCCTCCCACATAACTGTAGTGGCACTCTTTTACGCTTCTGCCTTCACAGTGTATGTGGGGCCACCTAGGAGTCGCCCTGAAGGCACAGACAAACATATTGCTTTGGTATATGCCCTTCTTACTCCTTTCCTCAATCCTATCATCTATACCCTTCGCAACAGGGAGGTGAAGGAGGCCATGAAGAGGATCACTGTCAGGATCAGGACTATTTTGAAGGAATGCTGACAATCTTTATTGTCATAGCCCAGCTTCCCGGTAACTGCAGGAATCAGCCAGTTGGTTAGTTGATCATCTGGTCAGAGTTAAAGTAAATGCCAGTGAAATAATCAGTCAACTCATTTGTCAAACATGCTGCAAACACTTACTCAGGAAGAGATGGTCCTGGATTAATCAGAGTTTGAATATGTACAGAGAAAGGAGATATGTCTTTGATTTCACCCCAATCCAAAGGGGAGAGAAATGtgacaaagcaggaaaataacaGAGACACAGCACAAATGGTTTTGCTGAACTTATAACTTAGAGAGACAGTGTAATactgagacaaagaagaaaaactaaaggtGAGAGTGGGGGCTTTTGTCAAGATAGGATTTCCAGAGAAGGATTGAAAAGGTGAAAAACATGTTTggaaaaaagagactaaaattCTAACTTGCCTAGGTTTCAGATGTGAAACAGTGAGCCGTGGGCAGAAAGCTTAGTATAGTGGAATCCAGTGATCTGGGGTTATCATATGATCAAAGGTAGCTCAGGGGAGGAGAGAACAGTTCCACCGGGCAGGAGGCTGGAAGCTAGAGATAATAATTTACTCTCTAATGGGGAAAGAGCAAAGTATTGGATGAAGGTGTTGTCTGAGTTCTCTTCTAATATCATGGAATACACCTTTGAAATCATCTGGAGCTgtattaaataagaataaataaataaatatatatttttttaaccaagcagcaaaggaagaaaaagctttGCAAGTCTTGTATATAAAGCACACTAGTACAAAGTAGAAAACAGATTGAAATAGAAATAGGGACCTGAAGCTCTGACCACATTCTAttgcctcttttctcctctaGCTCCCACACCACTTTCTCTGCTGGGCAACTTTTGAAAATCATTGCTCAGGTTCAACTTTCATACTTTAGTGATGTGTGAATTGAGGGTCAAATACCAGCAAAAGGATGTGAGAAAATTAGTGAGAAAGATCGGACCAAAATCTTGGCAGACACTAGGCCATTCTATGggttttaaatattctgtttttcattcttatatAAGTAACTGCTGAAAAGTCAAACCAATTTTTTTAGTATGTCTGCCCTATGTCAGAAACAGTGACAGCTGcttttaaatgtacttttaatttaatcttcataattttCCTCTGAAGAAGGAAGAATCATCCCAATATTTACATGATGAAATTCGAAAGATCCTGGACTTGCTGTAAAGAGACATGGATTCATCTCCAGATCCACTCTGGCAGGCTGATAACATTGGCAAGACTTCCTCAGTCTCATTCTTTCTGTGCTGAGTGAGAGCCTGGAGCAGAGGACTGCTCACATTCCTTCCTGCTTAGGGAGTTTTCATTCTATGATTGCAACACTTCTTAAAGAAAACAGGATCTGAACTAGGCCCCAGGCGGCAAGATCTGAATATCCAGAACAGAGAGTGGAAGGGGATCCAAATCCAAGTTTTGTCACTTTTTGGCTTTGCGATCCTAGACAAAAACGAAAGTAATTTCTCTCTTGACTtcaattttgtcttcctttaaaaaaattatgtaacaaagagttttaaagattaagtaaaataacaCATGACAAGTGTTCAATACATACATTAGCCTTATTATTCCAGAGGCAGGGCAATATAGTGGTCAGAGCATGGACTCTGAGGCCTGTCTGCTTGGGTTCGAACATTAATTCTACCCTATActtgcagtgtgaccttgggtaatgCACTTAgcttccttgtgcctcagtttgctgatctggaaaatgaggacaataatgaAACTTTAGGCAGTACATAGATATTAATCATTATTGCTTCAAAGATTTTCCACCTACATTTCAGCAGTGGGAATTTCTTTCCTTGAGAATGTTTAGTTTCAACACGCATCTCAAATTTTCATTATGTGTGAAGTCAGAAGAATTGGCAGCATCCAGGGGCCctcctggtggtgtagcagttaaggtCCTGcacttcacttcggtggcccggggtttgcaggttcgtcatcctgggcgtggatgtacacattgctcatcaagtcatgctgtggcagcatctcacacagaagaactagaaggacttacaactaggatatacagttatgtactggagctttgtggagggaaaaaaaaaagaggaagattggcaacagatgttagctcagtgtcaatcttcaaaaaaaaaaaaaaaaagaaaagaattggtaGCATCCAAGTGAAGCATCTCCTTTTGACCTAAGTGTCCAAAGTCAACTTGCCTTACCTGAACAGTACGTCCTGTTTTCACCAAATCTATGCTGCTTCCCTAAATGCAGGGTGCAATACTCTGTTCCCCTGGCCTGCTATGTCTATTGTTTTTGAGCTCTGATCTTTTCACTCCTCTTGGACACCTTTCTTGAGATGGCTCTTTTTGCAAGTCATTGCAGGCACATCGGAAACTCCTATGCTCCCTCTGGTGGCAGCACAAAAGACTGGCTGAAACTGCTTGCCCTTGCAACGGCTTGGGTCCCATTAATCAATAACCCTGTGGGTCCCATCTCTGTGGGTCTATACTGTGCAGAGAGCCTGAGGGCTTTCAATCCTGTTTTAGAGATAGCAATAATTAACAACTCAAGGCAGCaccattgatttattcattagtgagcaaatgaatgaatgaactcaagAGTTAAATGAGTGTGACACAGATTAAGTGCCCCTCCTATAACTCCATCAGGATATAGTATTTTTCTTAGATCTATTCATAGCTCCAAACTCTCTTGCCTTTCATTTTACAATCTTTCCTCTCTTGCAACCTCCTTCCTTTTAGAATATAATGTTTATATAATCCTTCGTGCAGAATTTCCCAACTGATAAAAATAACAGTGGTACTGAGTAACTGATTCCTCACCCCTAACACATGCCCTTTAAATGGTCGTATAAGGCTTGAGGAAACTGGAGTCCCTGGACTGATTGCCTCTGGCAGTAAGCAGCCTTTCTGATCACCTGTGGGTTCTCTACAAACATTATCACTTTTTATATGTGCTATGGtgtgacaaaaatgaaaatcaatgccTTAGTGCGTGACGTATTGGTGTAAGTGTCCAAGGTAAGACTCAACTTTTGGCCGCTTCTTCCCTGGTGATATCTAGATAACGCCTCTAGTAGGAGAGACAATGAGAACAAGCCAGGACTAAAATCCACTAATCAGACCAGTTGCTCAGTACTAGTGATAAACAAATGtcaagcaacaggatatattggagtatatgaggaagctattggtataaaactaatttggcctcattttgttttttccaaaagggcttgaTGTGGcagttgagcatgcattgtatatctgctgtAAGCATTTGTtttgtcccaaagacaagaacaaatgcccttaagataaaggtgcagcttcccccactttggcatttccttaaggataagcatctctccctagactaggaattgattgctgtgctcagCTGTGACTACCCAGCtagagacaacagacctgctacctgctgtgtccatcaatcactgtgccaacagggcaatctctTGACTATTGCaaaagagacatttcaatcatatgtgatacgTGCTCTTTGACTGTATAGAACCACTCTCTACGCcctcacttctttggagtgctccattcctttgtggaaggactctcccaggctatGTGGTCCTCAAATCtggttcataataaactcaccccaagtatggtttatagattggttatggctTATTGGCATCAACACTAGCATTAAGactaatattccatcatataaaGTGTTTATACAGTTGTTGCCTAAGCTCAAATGCGTTAGTGAGCAAAAGGAGGTACTGTTAATAACTACTCTAGGACATCAGATATATTAACCCAGAGTTGGGGCAAACAAGGACATACGACCACAGCATAACACTGaact carries:
- the LOC124232528 gene encoding olfactory receptor 24-like produces the protein AGTTWVAGFSAALVPASLTVTLPFCLKEVAHYFCDLAPLMRLACVDTSWHTQVHGAIIGVATGCNFVLILGLYGGILRAMLKLPSAASRAKAFSTCSSHITVVALFYASAFTVYVGPPRSRPEGTDKHIALVYALLTPFLNPIIYTLRNREVKEAMKRITVRIRTILKEC